A single Xylanimonas cellulosilytica DSM 15894 DNA region contains:
- a CDS encoding aldo/keto reductase translates to MTTYRTLGRTGVHVSPLTLGTMNFGAWGGTSHDESIAVIHAALDAGINVVDTADVYSAGESEEIVGKALRGRRDDVVLATKFHGRLGEDINHAGNSRRWIVREVEASLTRLQTDHIDLYQVHRPEPGIDIDETLGALTDLVRQGKIRYFGTSTFLPGQLVEAQWVAEKRHRERPVTEQPPYSILARGVETEVLPIAQQYGLGVLPWSPLAGGWLSGRDEAAAANSPRRARKPGRHDPALPANVLKAAAVEGLEKLAAEAGLTLVQLALGFVLEHPAVSSAIVGPRTRAHLDAALAATDVRLSSDVLDEIDRIVPPGVTLNPADAGYQPPSLTDAATRRRPAAR, encoded by the coding sequence ATGACCACCTACCGCACCCTCGGACGCACCGGCGTCCACGTCTCCCCGCTGACCCTCGGCACGATGAACTTCGGCGCCTGGGGCGGCACCTCGCACGACGAGTCGATCGCCGTCATCCACGCCGCGCTCGACGCCGGCATCAACGTCGTCGACACCGCCGACGTGTACTCCGCCGGCGAGTCCGAGGAGATCGTCGGCAAGGCCCTGCGCGGCCGCCGCGACGACGTCGTCCTCGCGACGAAGTTCCACGGCCGCCTGGGCGAGGACATCAACCACGCGGGCAACTCGCGCCGCTGGATCGTGCGTGAGGTCGAGGCCTCGCTCACCCGCCTGCAGACCGACCACATCGACCTGTACCAGGTGCACCGCCCCGAGCCGGGGATCGACATCGACGAGACGCTCGGCGCCCTCACCGACCTGGTCCGCCAGGGCAAGATCCGCTACTTCGGCACGTCCACGTTCCTGCCGGGCCAGCTCGTCGAGGCGCAGTGGGTCGCCGAGAAGCGGCACCGTGAGCGGCCCGTGACCGAGCAGCCGCCGTACTCGATCCTGGCCCGCGGCGTCGAGACGGAGGTGCTGCCGATCGCCCAGCAGTACGGGCTGGGCGTGCTGCCCTGGAGCCCGCTGGCGGGCGGCTGGCTGTCCGGGCGGGACGAGGCGGCCGCGGCCAACAGCCCGCGCCGCGCCCGCAAGCCCGGACGGCACGACCCCGCCCTGCCGGCCAACGTGCTCAAGGCGGCCGCGGTGGAAGGGCTGGAGAAGCTCGCGGCCGAGGCGGGTCTCACGCTGGTCCAGCTCGCGCTGGGGTTCGTCCTGGAGCACCCCGCCGTGTCGTCCGCGATCGTCGGGCCGCGCACGCGGGCGCACCTGGACGCGGCGCTCGCCGCCACGGACGTGCGCCTGAGTTCCGACGTGCTCGACGAGATCGACCGCATCGTGCCGCCGGGCGTCACGCTCAACCCCGCCGACGCCGGCTACCAGCCGCCGTCCCTGACCGACGCGGCGACCCGCCGGCGTCCCGCCGCGCGCTGA
- a CDS encoding LLM class flavin-dependent oxidoreductase yields MTHRPGHLILNAFLMSTGHHEASWRLPASPAGAESLSIAHFQQLARIAEAGTLDSVFFADSPQLWGDIGRRPAGTLDPIVVLTALAAVTERIGLIGTASTTYNSPYNLARRFASIDHVSGGRAGWNVVTTAGPAAARNFGLDEQPLHATRYERAAEFLDVAFGLWDSWEEDAVIGDKASGVWGDNDKVHAIDHVGTHFSVAGPLTTHRTPQGRPVIVQAGSSEDGKELAARYAEAVFTAHQTFEDTHAFYLDLKNRAVTHGRDPEGIKILPGIVPVIGSTEAEAQALERELDDLIVPRYAVAQLARTLRVSPDDLPLDGHLPADLPDEDEIEGAKSRYTLIVQLARRENLTVRELVGRLGGGRGHRTFTGTPEQVADTIQAWYDDGAADGFNIMAPVLPSGLETFVDHVVPILRARGLFRTAYEGTTLREHYGLDVPANRWTAARTPAATPAITQAATPATSPTASLATTGA; encoded by the coding sequence ATGACCCACCGACCTGGACACCTGATCCTCAACGCGTTCCTCATGAGCACGGGCCACCACGAGGCGTCGTGGCGGCTGCCCGCGTCGCCGGCCGGGGCGGAGTCCCTGTCCATCGCGCACTTCCAGCAGCTGGCCCGCATCGCCGAGGCGGGCACGCTCGACTCGGTGTTCTTCGCCGACTCGCCGCAGCTGTGGGGCGACATCGGCCGGCGCCCGGCCGGCACGCTCGACCCGATCGTGGTGCTCACGGCGCTGGCCGCGGTCACCGAGCGCATCGGCCTCATCGGCACGGCGTCGACGACGTACAACTCGCCGTACAACCTGGCCCGCCGGTTCGCGTCGATCGACCACGTCTCCGGCGGTCGCGCGGGCTGGAACGTCGTCACGACGGCGGGCCCCGCCGCGGCTCGCAACTTCGGCCTGGACGAGCAGCCGCTGCACGCCACCCGGTACGAGCGGGCCGCGGAGTTCCTCGACGTGGCCTTCGGCCTGTGGGACTCGTGGGAGGAGGACGCCGTCATCGGCGACAAGGCCTCGGGGGTGTGGGGCGACAACGACAAGGTCCACGCGATCGATCACGTCGGCACGCACTTCTCCGTGGCGGGGCCGCTGACCACGCACCGCACCCCGCAGGGCCGCCCCGTCATCGTGCAGGCCGGGTCCTCGGAGGACGGCAAGGAGCTCGCCGCCCGCTATGCGGAGGCGGTGTTCACCGCCCACCAGACGTTCGAGGACACGCACGCGTTCTACCTCGACCTGAAGAACCGGGCGGTGACCCACGGCCGCGACCCGGAGGGGATCAAGATCCTGCCGGGCATCGTGCCCGTCATCGGCTCTACCGAGGCCGAGGCCCAGGCGCTCGAGCGGGAGCTCGACGACCTGATCGTGCCGCGCTACGCCGTCGCCCAGCTCGCCCGGACGCTGCGGGTGAGCCCCGACGACCTGCCGCTGGACGGGCACCTGCCCGCCGACCTGCCCGACGAGGACGAGATCGAGGGCGCCAAGAGCCGCTACACGCTCATCGTCCAGCTCGCGCGCCGCGAGAACCTCACCGTGCGCGAGCTTGTCGGCCGTCTGGGCGGTGGCCGCGGCCACCGCACGTTCACGGGCACGCCCGAGCAGGTCGCGGACACGATCCAGGCCTGGTACGACGACGGCGCCGCCGACGGGTTCAACATCATGGCGCCGGTGCTGCCGTCCGGGCTGGAGACGTTCGTCGACCACGTCGTGCCGATCCTGCGGGCGCGCGGCCTGTTCCGCACCGCGTACGAGGGCACCACCCTGCGCGAGCACTACGGCCTCGACGTGCCCGCCAACCGCTGGACCGCGGCCCGCACCCCGGCCGCCACCCCAGCGATCACCCAGGCGGCCACCCCCGCCACCTCCCCCACCGCATCCCTTGCCACGACTGGAGCCTGA
- a CDS encoding ABC transporter ATP-binding protein — protein MAQDLGGLRRSAAEVRAEERGTRHSGAQPQSDPEILGLKGNHQADGPTDPVVVRDLVRAYGDAPVLDHLDLRIAPGEFVAILGRSGSGKSTLLRALAGLDRDVPGTGEITVPRSVSVVFQDSRLLPWARVLDNVVLGLEASTGLSRAEARRAGAAALAEVGLAGRERAWPGELSGGEQQRVSLARSLVRSPELLLADEPFGALDALTRTRMHGLLRDLLARHRPAVLMVTHDVDEAIVLADRVVVLDVGRIAAERSPADHPDPRALRAELLAALGVENATPDPHARQEIPA, from the coding sequence ATGGCGCAAGACCTTGGAGGACTGAGGCGGAGCGCAGCGGAGGTGAGGGCCGAGGAACGAGGCACTCGCCATAGCGGAGCGCAGCCACAGTCCGACCCAGAGATCCTGGGACTGAAGGGCAACCACCAGGCTGACGGACCGACCGACCCCGTCGTCGTCCGCGACCTGGTCCGCGCCTACGGGGACGCCCCCGTGCTGGACCACCTGGACCTGCGGATCGCGCCCGGGGAGTTCGTCGCGATCCTCGGCCGGTCCGGGTCGGGCAAGAGCACGCTGCTGCGGGCGCTCGCCGGGCTGGACCGGGACGTGCCGGGCACGGGTGAGATCACGGTGCCGCGGTCGGTGTCGGTGGTGTTCCAGGACTCGCGGCTGCTGCCGTGGGCGCGCGTGCTCGACAACGTGGTGCTCGGCCTGGAGGCGTCGACCGGCCTGAGCCGCGCCGAGGCCCGCCGGGCCGGCGCCGCGGCGCTGGCCGAGGTGGGGCTCGCGGGGCGCGAGCGCGCCTGGCCGGGCGAGCTCTCGGGCGGCGAGCAGCAGCGCGTGTCGCTGGCCCGCTCCCTGGTCCGCTCCCCCGAGCTGCTGCTCGCGGACGAGCCGTTCGGCGCGCTGGACGCGCTCACCCGCACCCGGATGCACGGTCTGCTGCGCGATCTGCTCGCCAGGCACCGTCCCGCGGTGCTCATGGTCACGCACGACGTCGACGAGGCGATCGTGCTGGCCGACCGGGTGGTGGTGCTCGACGTCGGCCGGATCGCGGCCGAGCGGAGCCCGGCGGACCACCCGGACCCCCGCGCGCTGCGCGCCGAGCTGCTCGCGGCGCTCGGCGTCGAGAACGCCACCCCCGACCCCCACGCACGGCAGGAGATCCCCGCATGA
- a CDS encoding ABC transporter permease — MTATITAPGATSLRTSARPTTTADVRPAARTRLRLGRPIKGAGLLGVTALALIWVVGAATGFIDPRVLSAPWTVVTTGADLIADGRLQENLLVSLHRSALGLFFGVSIGLVLALIAGLSRLGDALLDGPIQVKRSIPNLALLPLLILWFGIGEEMKVITIAIGVFLPIYIHTHNGLRSIDARFVELAETVSLPRAQFIRRVVLPGALPGFLLGLRFAVTGSMLALVVVEQVNATAGIGYMMELARTYGQTDVIVVGLVVYGVLGFSADSAVRLLQRRALSWRKTLED; from the coding sequence GTGACCGCCACGATCACCGCCCCCGGGGCCACCTCGCTGCGCACGTCCGCACGCCCGACGACGACGGCGGACGTCCGCCCCGCGGCGCGCACCCGGCTGCGGCTGGGCCGCCCGATCAAGGGTGCCGGCCTGCTCGGCGTGACCGCCCTCGCCCTGATCTGGGTGGTCGGCGCCGCCACCGGCTTCATCGACCCTCGGGTGCTGTCCGCGCCCTGGACCGTCGTGACCACCGGCGCCGACCTGATCGCGGACGGACGGCTGCAGGAGAACCTGCTGGTCTCGTTGCACCGCTCCGCGCTCGGGCTCTTCTTCGGCGTGTCGATCGGCCTCGTCCTGGCCCTCATCGCCGGGCTGAGCCGGTTGGGTGACGCCCTCCTGGACGGGCCCATCCAGGTCAAGCGCTCCATCCCGAACCTCGCACTGCTGCCGCTGCTGATCCTCTGGTTCGGCATCGGCGAGGAGATGAAGGTCATCACGATCGCGATCGGCGTGTTCCTGCCGATCTACATCCACACCCACAACGGGCTGCGGTCCATCGACGCCCGGTTCGTCGAGCTCGCCGAGACGGTCTCGCTGCCTCGCGCGCAGTTCATCCGCCGCGTGGTGCTGCCCGGCGCGCTGCCCGGGTTCCTGCTGGGCCTGCGCTTCGCGGTGACGGGCTCGATGCTCGCCCTCGTCGTCGTCGAGCAGGTCAACGCCACCGCGGGCATCGGCTACATGATGGAGCTCGCCCGCACCTACGGGCAGACGGACGTCATCGTCGTCGGCCTCGTCGTCTACGGCGTCCTCGGCTTCAGCGCCGACAGCGCCGTCCGTCTGCTGCAGAGGAGGGCGCTCTCATGGCGCAAGACCTTGGAGGACTGA
- a CDS encoding ABC transporter substrate-binding protein — translation MPTHAPPSTSGRPRRATRTRSVAAAGAIAVVVGLLTGCSGRAQADTTTTAALTDPLPTSVPADTTLVIGDPTTQFALELAGDEIDAPLDFEVEWANISGGPQSLEAFRARSLDVSAVAEIPSLQATWTGVPVRNIAALYKENWDTAPTYKLASAPGVTFDSLEDLAGKRIAYSPGQAQGALVLKALVAAGLTQDDVTLVELPSTGDVYPTALAAKEVDVAPVGGTAVKRYLGKYEADGAGAIDHHLRDDASHLYAPVEVLDDPAKLAALRQYVAAWAKAKIWVSDHPEEWKQKYYIEDQGLNEEDAQYLIDHATVPDIPEDWAEGIERTQETIDLLSKEQEREPLVATDLFDTRFTEVAFQAAQEQREADGSAP, via the coding sequence TCGCCGTCGTCGTCGGGCTCCTGACCGGGTGCTCCGGACGCGCCCAGGCCGACACGACGACGACGGCAGCCCTGACCGACCCGCTGCCGACGTCGGTGCCCGCGGACACCACCCTGGTGATCGGCGACCCCACCACGCAGTTCGCCCTGGAGCTCGCCGGGGACGAGATCGACGCCCCGCTCGACTTCGAGGTCGAGTGGGCCAACATCTCCGGCGGCCCGCAGTCGCTCGAGGCGTTCCGCGCGAGGTCGCTCGACGTGAGCGCCGTGGCCGAGATCCCGTCGCTCCAGGCCACCTGGACCGGGGTGCCGGTGCGCAACATCGCCGCCCTCTACAAGGAGAACTGGGACACCGCGCCCACCTACAAGCTCGCCTCCGCCCCCGGCGTCACGTTCGACTCGCTCGAGGACCTGGCGGGCAAGCGGATCGCGTACAGCCCAGGCCAGGCCCAGGGCGCGCTGGTGCTCAAGGCGCTCGTCGCCGCCGGTCTGACCCAGGACGACGTCACGCTCGTCGAGCTGCCGTCCACCGGCGACGTGTACCCGACGGCGCTCGCCGCGAAGGAGGTCGACGTCGCACCCGTCGGCGGCACCGCCGTCAAGCGCTACCTCGGGAAGTACGAGGCCGACGGCGCCGGCGCCATCGACCACCACCTGCGCGACGATGCCTCGCACCTCTACGCCCCCGTCGAGGTGCTGGACGACCCGGCCAAGCTCGCGGCCCTGCGGCAGTACGTCGCCGCGTGGGCCAAGGCGAAGATCTGGGTGTCCGACCACCCCGAGGAGTGGAAGCAGAAGTACTACATCGAGGACCAAGGGCTGAACGAGGAGGACGCGCAGTACCTCATCGACCACGCGACCGTCCCGGACATCCCCGAGGACTGGGCAGAGGGCATCGAGCGCACCCAGGAGACCATCGACCTGCTCTCCAAGGAGCAGGAGCGTGAGCCCTTGGTCGCCACCGACCTGTTCGACACCCGCTTCACCGAGGTCGCCTTCCAGGCGGCGCAGGAGCAGCGTGAGGCCGACGGGAGTGCACCGTGA